One genomic segment of Pseudoalteromonas sp. GCY includes these proteins:
- a CDS encoding ATP-binding protein — MEKFEATLDNCHKEPIHIPGSIQPHGYLLLFDTNTLTLRYFSENFAALVGLEPSALVNTYAETIFASPFSELLASNCNSSDIHRLNPMTASIKTKDSKCIEFSVVASQNEAGLILELEQNTAHGVEINHSMQHLMKHSLSSMVDSQSLQASYEMAVEEIRELTRFDRVMLYKFDHEYNGEVVAEAKRGGLNSFLHQHFPESDIPKQARALYLRNPIRLLADVDGENSPLYPQDKPIDLSACILRSVSPIHCQYLRNMGVQATMSISIIVAGKLWGLIACHHYEKHIVPFNTREVAQYMGVMLSYLISLKTSSLEAMAEANALALSSSVTERMAKEIFFVDGLRYESAALQEMMKATGVAWRVENDLECYGQTPAKADIESIYRWLAEHQLGDDSIFYCHNLGELNEAFKAFAKTASGVLLMPLSADANHFIMWFRKEVIQTKNWGGKPEKSIEFLDDGSHRLMPRSSFKLWVENVKCKSHPWTEAEVSCALKFRNTLVNYVLAKSERYKKLNAILEQKVTKRTEALENEITSRRTAEQLLTIALGKAHESNQELERFAFLASHDLQEPLRKIQMFGDRIQCSAEGLNDRHASYLKRMMDSAERMQKLIKGLLSFSRIDRKGESFRSFDGDNALAETLQDLELVIKESNAQVDTTGLGDVFGDRRQLQRVLLNLINNGIKFSAPERAPRVSISSERKANELIVAVKDNGIGFDPEFSEQIFNLFERLHGRSAYAGTGLGLAICKKIVERHHGRIWVETEVGQGSTFYFSLPISAQES, encoded by the coding sequence GTGGAGAAGTTCGAAGCAACATTAGACAACTGTCATAAAGAGCCAATTCATATTCCAGGTTCAATTCAGCCGCATGGCTATTTATTGCTATTCGACACCAACACATTAACACTACGCTATTTTAGCGAAAACTTTGCCGCACTTGTAGGACTTGAGCCTAGTGCTTTGGTCAATACTTATGCTGAAACGATTTTTGCGTCTCCATTTTCTGAGCTGCTTGCCAGCAACTGTAACTCCTCTGATATCCATCGTTTGAATCCGATGACAGCCAGCATAAAAACCAAGGACTCAAAATGCATTGAATTCTCCGTAGTAGCAAGTCAAAACGAAGCTGGGCTCATTTTAGAACTTGAGCAAAACACGGCGCATGGCGTTGAAATCAATCATTCAATGCAACACCTTATGAAGCATTCGTTGTCTAGTATGGTGGATTCTCAGTCGTTACAGGCTTCGTACGAGATGGCCGTGGAGGAAATTAGAGAGTTAACGCGGTTTGACAGGGTGATGCTGTATAAATTTGACCATGAGTATAATGGTGAGGTGGTTGCAGAAGCTAAACGAGGTGGACTTAACTCCTTTCTACATCAACATTTTCCTGAGTCTGATATTCCAAAACAAGCAAGAGCGCTGTATCTAAGGAATCCGATCCGCTTGCTTGCTGATGTTGATGGCGAAAATTCACCGCTTTATCCGCAAGATAAGCCAATTGATTTAAGTGCCTGTATTTTACGTAGTGTTTCGCCTATTCATTGTCAGTATTTACGCAATATGGGCGTTCAGGCAACTATGTCCATTAGTATTATTGTCGCGGGCAAGTTGTGGGGATTGATTGCCTGCCACCACTACGAAAAGCATATAGTTCCATTTAACACCCGTGAAGTCGCCCAGTATATGGGGGTGATGTTATCTTACTTAATTTCTCTTAAAACCTCCTCTTTAGAAGCAATGGCTGAAGCCAATGCACTGGCCTTAAGCTCTTCAGTAACAGAGCGCATGGCAAAAGAAATCTTTTTTGTTGATGGGCTGCGCTACGAATCCGCGGCATTACAAGAGATGATGAAAGCTACAGGTGTCGCGTGGCGCGTTGAAAATGATTTGGAATGCTACGGGCAAACTCCCGCAAAGGCGGATATTGAGAGTATTTACCGTTGGCTTGCAGAGCATCAACTTGGGGACGACTCCATTTTTTATTGCCATAATTTAGGTGAGCTTAACGAAGCATTTAAAGCCTTTGCGAAAACCGCGAGTGGGGTGCTATTGATGCCACTTTCAGCGGATGCTAATCACTTCATCATGTGGTTTAGAAAGGAAGTTATTCAAACCAAAAATTGGGGAGGGAAACCTGAAAAATCCATTGAGTTTTTGGATGATGGTAGCCATCGTTTAATGCCACGTAGTTCGTTTAAGTTATGGGTCGAGAATGTGAAGTGCAAATCTCACCCTTGGACGGAAGCCGAAGTAAGTTGTGCATTGAAGTTTCGTAATACCTTGGTAAATTATGTGCTGGCTAAATCTGAGCGATATAAAAAGCTTAATGCAATTCTAGAGCAAAAAGTTACCAAGCGTACCGAAGCGTTGGAAAATGAGATCACTTCGCGCCGTACTGCTGAGCAATTACTGACGATAGCACTTGGAAAAGCACATGAGTCGAATCAAGAGCTGGAGCGTTTTGCATTTTTAGCGTCCCATGATCTGCAAGAACCGCTCAGAAAAATTCAAATGTTCGGCGATCGGATCCAGTGTTCTGCAGAGGGGCTAAATGATAGACATGCCTCTTATCTTAAGCGCATGATGGATTCTGCTGAGCGAATGCAAAAGTTGATAAAAGGATTATTAAGCTTTTCACGGATTGATCGTAAAGGTGAGTCATTTAGATCATTTGATGGCGATAATGCGTTAGCTGAAACCTTACAGGATCTTGAGTTAGTGATTAAAGAATCAAATGCACAAGTGGATACCACAGGGCTTGGTGATGTATTTGGAGACCGCAGACAGTTGCAACGCGTGCTGCTAAACTTAATCAATAATGGGATTAAATTTAGTGCGCCAGAAAGAGCACCACGAGTCTCGATTAGCAGCGAACGTAAAGCAAATGAACTGATTGTTGCCGTTAAGGATAACGGGATTGGTTTTGATCCCGAATTTAGTGAGCAAATCTTCAATCTTTTTGAAAGATTACATGGTCGTAGCGCATATGCCGGTACTGGGCTTGGGCTTGCTATTTGTAAAAAAATCGTCGAAAGACATCATGGTCGCATATGGGTCGAAACGGAAGTGGGGCAAGGCTCTACTTTCTATTTTAGTTTGCCAATTTCAGCGCAAGAGAGTTAA
- the yacG gene encoding DNA gyrase inhibitor YacG: protein MTTTVKCPTCQQAVEWSDKSPFRPFCSKRCQLIDLGDWSDESNTISTPMKSGELTPQDAESLIEDIEAMLAKNDNSFFKE, encoded by the coding sequence ATGACAACCACAGTAAAGTGTCCAACCTGCCAACAGGCTGTTGAATGGTCTGATAAAAGCCCATTTCGCCCGTTTTGCTCAAAACGCTGTCAATTAATTGATTTAGGTGATTGGTCTGACGAATCAAATACGATTTCAACACCGATGAAAAGCGGTGAGCTCACGCCTCAAGATGCGGAAAGTTTGATTGAAGATATAGAAGCGATGCTGGCAAAAAACGACAACAGCTTTTTTAAAGAATAA
- a CDS encoding helix-turn-helix domain-containing protein: MQTPEEYEVTLRIRELLKELKKRKGYTKKTISQKLGIGLTTLDDYLNGTSSFRLGTLIKLSEICRIQLSDILEGAGHIAKTYQNEVRNTGQKTEQDQTEIER, translated from the coding sequence ATGCAGACACCTGAAGAATACGAGGTGACACTTAGGATCCGAGAACTGCTAAAAGAACTCAAAAAGCGTAAAGGCTATACTAAAAAAACCATTAGCCAAAAGCTCGGAATAGGTCTCACCACACTAGACGACTATCTTAACGGAACAAGCTCATTTCGCTTAGGTACCTTAATTAAATTGTCGGAAATTTGCCGGATCCAATTAAGTGATATTTTAGAAGGTGCGGGGCATATAGCTAAAACCTATCAAAATGAGGTGAGAAACACAGGGCAAAAGACGGAACAAGATCAAACGGAAATAGAGCGCTAG
- a CDS encoding Spy/CpxP family protein refolding chaperone, which produces MKLLSTLALVTALGVSTFSFTANAGPMSGQLEHSARLLLSDKGQKLLELTEAQQGQLKTIYADYKTAKKALKESGKEAHSAYREEMKALMAAPTFDKVQAQLLLEKGQDKKQAWALLSMETRHKVFHVLSEEQRDKLQALKSRRSHKGHKKAD; this is translated from the coding sequence ATGAAATTACTATCTACTTTAGCATTAGTTACAGCACTTGGCGTATCGACTTTCAGCTTCACTGCAAACGCGGGCCCGATGAGCGGGCAGCTTGAGCATTCAGCAAGGTTGCTACTATCAGATAAAGGCCAGAAGTTATTAGAGTTGACAGAAGCGCAGCAAGGCCAACTAAAGACAATTTATGCGGATTACAAAACTGCCAAAAAAGCGCTAAAAGAAAGCGGAAAAGAAGCACATTCAGCTTATCGTGAAGAAATGAAAGCACTTATGGCAGCCCCAACCTTTGATAAGGTTCAAGCGCAACTTTTACTGGAAAAAGGCCAAGATAAAAAGCAAGCGTGGGCGCTACTTTCAATGGAAACTCGCCACAAGGTATTCCATGTATTGAGTGAAGAGCAGCGCGATAAGCTTCAAGCACTTAAATCACGTCGTAGTCACAAAGGCCATAAAAAAGCAGATTAA
- a CDS encoding response regulator → MKHSILLIDDDQELCSLLKEYFTAEGFEVAMAHTGTEGLQLALKQNFDLILLDVMLPEMDGFEVLKALRVQKMTPVIMLTAKGDDFDRIFGLELGADDYIPKPFNHRELLARVKAITRRVDHYKQHSPDDTFTIHQLRLDVASRSATVNGEVLSLTGTEYEVLLLLVRTAGEVVDKQTISRQVLGRPLVPYDRSIDMHVSNVRKKIAALSEHTYIKTIRGAGYIFLKA, encoded by the coding sequence ATGAAACATTCCATTTTACTTATTGATGACGACCAAGAACTTTGCAGCCTGTTAAAAGAATACTTTACTGCAGAAGGCTTTGAAGTGGCGATGGCCCACACAGGAACTGAAGGTTTACAGCTGGCATTAAAGCAAAATTTCGATCTGATATTATTAGACGTAATGCTTCCTGAAATGGATGGTTTTGAAGTACTAAAAGCGTTACGTGTCCAGAAGATGACACCCGTTATTATGTTAACGGCAAAAGGCGATGACTTTGACCGCATCTTTGGTTTGGAGCTAGGTGCTGACGATTATATTCCAAAACCGTTTAACCACCGCGAGCTACTCGCGCGCGTTAAAGCCATTACGCGTCGCGTCGATCATTATAAGCAACACAGCCCGGATGATACCTTTACTATCCACCAGCTGCGTTTAGATGTAGCTTCGAGAAGCGCTACTGTTAATGGCGAAGTGCTGTCACTGACGGGCACCGAATACGAGGTGCTACTCTTGCTGGTCAGAACCGCAGGAGAAGTGGTCGACAAGCAGACTATTTCGCGACAAGTACTAGGCCGGCCACTAGTGCCTTATGATCGCTCTATTGATATGCATGTCTCTAACGTTCGCAAGAAAATTGCCGCCTTAAGTGAGCACACTTATATCAAAACGATCCGCGGCGCTGGCTATATTTTTCTAAAGGCGTAA
- a CDS encoding ATP-binding protein has protein sequence MKRYLLVKVFAWFWLTIIATMLLLLGISMLQPDVVETHRISKPMLQNLKQLEKALIRASERPNFELNKVAKLRKRKARNIYLSHRDAEKSVAADPNIKTLNLDLLSFTEDAKPAAIFTPEYKAFGPLELTLQGESYRLYLIFENHTPSALIKLRTLPLWVKIAVVLGASLLLCFWFTRDLLSPIKELQKAAAKLSRGELSSRADINTKRQDELGQLGHDFNLMADKLESLVNNQKRLLADISHELRSPLTRLQMATGLAAGHATAQSQSYIERIEREAQLVENMLSDILHLSKLEADQVPIDKQIIKLNELLDPILEDALFEAQQLGKNLVVTALPEATLYGDPMLLNRAFENIIRNAIKYATNRINVDIESDSNQLLCTISDDGKGVSEDMLDKLCIPFFRVSSARTPTKNQMGGFGLGLAIAQHALKVHDAHIEFNNNVGLQVSIRIPLHR, from the coding sequence ATGAAGCGGTACTTACTTGTTAAGGTTTTTGCCTGGTTTTGGCTCACTATCATTGCCACTATGTTGCTGCTGCTCGGGATCAGCATGCTACAACCTGATGTTGTAGAGACTCACCGCATCTCAAAACCCATGCTGCAAAATCTAAAACAATTAGAAAAAGCGTTAATACGCGCAAGCGAGCGTCCTAATTTTGAGCTGAATAAGGTCGCCAAACTGCGTAAAAGAAAGGCGCGAAATATCTATTTGAGCCATCGCGATGCCGAAAAAAGCGTTGCCGCCGATCCCAATATAAAGACGCTGAATTTAGATTTACTCAGTTTTACCGAAGATGCCAAGCCGGCCGCTATTTTTACTCCTGAGTACAAGGCTTTTGGCCCCCTAGAGCTTACACTTCAAGGTGAAAGCTATCGTCTATATTTAATTTTTGAAAACCATACTCCAAGTGCGCTCATCAAATTAAGAACTCTACCGCTTTGGGTAAAAATCGCGGTCGTGCTGGGCGCAAGCTTGTTACTGTGTTTTTGGTTTACTCGAGATCTATTGTCGCCAATTAAAGAGCTACAAAAAGCCGCAGCAAAACTTTCTCGTGGAGAATTGTCGAGCAGAGCCGATATAAATACCAAGCGCCAAGACGAGCTCGGTCAACTGGGTCATGATTTTAACTTGATGGCTGATAAATTAGAGTCTCTGGTTAACAACCAAAAACGCTTGCTTGCTGATATATCCCATGAACTACGCTCACCGCTCACCCGCTTGCAAATGGCCACAGGCCTCGCTGCTGGCCATGCCACAGCGCAAAGCCAAAGTTATATCGAGCGTATTGAGCGTGAAGCTCAGTTAGTTGAAAATATGCTCAGCGATATTTTGCATTTATCTAAGCTCGAAGCGGATCAAGTGCCAATCGATAAGCAAATAATTAAGCTCAATGAACTGCTCGACCCGATATTGGAAGATGCATTGTTTGAAGCACAACAATTAGGGAAGAACCTTGTCGTCACAGCACTACCCGAGGCAACACTTTATGGCGACCCAATGCTACTTAACCGCGCATTCGAAAACATTATTCGTAACGCGATTAAGTATGCGACTAACCGTATTAATGTCGATATTGAGAGCGATAGTAATCAGTTGCTATGCACTATCAGTGATGATGGTAAAGGCGTAAGTGAAGATATGCTCGACAAGCTTTGTATTCCATTTTTCAGAGTGTCCAGCGCACGTACGCCAACCAAAAATCAAATGGGCGGGTTTGGGCTGGGTCTTGCCATTGCGCAGCACGCGTTAAAAGTACATGACGCCCATATCGAATTTAATAATAATGTAGGTTTGCAAGTCAGCATTCGAATTCCATTACACAGGTAG
- a CDS encoding alpha/beta fold hydrolase, with product MFYSQSQQLESHLSEIDKHWQGCQKGFFDTPHGRLFYAYHIPEKATFSLILVNGRIESAHKYRELLWEFAQNNIAVFTYDHPGQGYSPRLLKDQQIGYVRRFEDYAATLHCFMDQIVAKQNTLPLFILAHSMGGAITCDYLSLFRPHNIEGVYLSAPMLGINTTPYPAWFAEGLAGAACLLGLGKHYALGQVHYHNKPFQDNDLTDCPIRYALFRGLYDQFPELQLGGVSFAWLYTALHKCRSFKDIKLDLPIRIATASEDSIVDNQAQSQFAAHRDNVTVTEFIGKHELLCEQDNTRKAVLDDFYAFTAELLSAKETGS from the coding sequence ATGTTTTATAGCCAGAGTCAGCAACTTGAATCACATCTTTCTGAAATTGATAAGCACTGGCAAGGCTGCCAAAAAGGCTTTTTTGATACCCCTCATGGTAGACTATTTTACGCCTACCACATTCCAGAAAAGGCAACGTTCAGCCTTATATTGGTTAATGGCCGTATTGAATCTGCTCATAAATACAGAGAATTGCTGTGGGAGTTTGCGCAAAACAACATAGCGGTATTTACCTATGACCATCCAGGACAAGGCTACTCGCCGCGATTACTTAAAGACCAGCAAATCGGCTATGTTAGACGCTTTGAAGATTATGCAGCAACACTGCACTGCTTTATGGATCAAATCGTTGCCAAGCAAAATACCTTGCCACTTTTTATATTGGCGCATTCAATGGGTGGCGCCATTACCTGCGACTATTTATCGCTATTTCGGCCTCACAACATAGAGGGAGTCTATTTATCAGCCCCGATGCTTGGGATCAATACGACTCCCTACCCGGCTTGGTTTGCCGAGGGACTGGCAGGCGCAGCTTGTTTATTGGGGCTAGGTAAGCATTATGCATTGGGACAGGTGCACTACCACAACAAACCTTTTCAAGATAATGACCTTACAGATTGCCCAATCAGATATGCGCTATTTAGAGGTTTGTACGATCAATTTCCCGAGCTGCAACTCGGAGGTGTCAGTTTTGCTTGGTTATACACGGCACTACATAAATGCCGCTCGTTTAAAGATATTAAGCTAGATCTCCCAATCCGCATCGCGACAGCCAGTGAAGACAGCATTGTTGATAATCAGGCGCAAAGTCAATTTGCCGCGCACAGAGACAATGTGACAGTTACAGAGTTTATCGGGAAGCATGAACTGCTTTGCGAGCAAGATAACACCCGCAAAGCCGTGTTAGATGACTTTTATGCGTTTACAGCCGAGCTGCTTAGTGCTAAAGAAACTGGGTCTTGA
- a CDS encoding cation diffusion facilitator family transporter: MIAAKCWAWLSSGSAAMLGSLTDSLLDISASLMNFFVLSYALRPADDDHRFGHGKAEALAGLGQAAFIAGSASLLAFHGVERIINPTQIPHSLFGVWVSLFAIVCTLLVVAVQYQVVKRTQSIAIKADSLHYKGDILLNLAVLLAVLLNFYGVGYADPIFGILVAMYLLYNSWDIAKESAAHLMDKELPDEEKAQIILIASSHEDVYGVHDLRTRQGGKIKFIQLHLELDDDMPLMRAHQVADEVVASIKEEFDCEMDVLIHQDPVSLALSSSAVNA; this comes from the coding sequence ATGATCGCAGCTAAGTGTTGGGCTTGGCTGTCTTCAGGTAGTGCCGCTATGCTCGGCTCTTTAACTGATTCACTGCTTGATATTAGCGCCTCTTTAATGAATTTTTTTGTACTGAGCTACGCACTGCGTCCTGCGGACGATGATCATCGATTTGGTCATGGAAAAGCAGAAGCATTAGCTGGGCTTGGGCAAGCGGCCTTTATCGCGGGCTCAGCGAGTTTATTGGCTTTTCATGGTGTAGAGCGCATTATCAATCCAACTCAAATTCCACATTCGTTGTTTGGTGTGTGGGTGAGTTTATTTGCGATAGTTTGTACTTTGTTGGTGGTTGCGGTGCAGTATCAAGTCGTTAAACGCACGCAGTCCATCGCCATTAAGGCCGACTCGTTACATTATAAGGGCGATATTTTATTAAACCTTGCTGTGCTCCTAGCTGTATTGCTTAACTTTTACGGCGTAGGTTACGCCGATCCAATTTTTGGTATTTTGGTGGCGATGTATTTACTTTATAACAGTTGGGATATTGCCAAGGAAAGTGCTGCGCACTTGATGGATAAAGAGCTGCCAGACGAAGAAAAAGCACAGATCATACTTATCGCGTCGAGCCATGAGGACGTTTACGGAGTACATGATTTGCGTACCAGACAAGGTGGCAAAATCAAATTTATTCAGCTGCATCTAGAGCTTGACGATGATATGCCGCTGATGCGTGCGCATCAGGTTGCGGATGAGGTAGTTGCTAGCATTAAAGAAGAGTTTGATTGTGAGATGGACGTGCTTATCCATCAAGACCCAGTTTCTTTAGCACTAAGCAGCTCGGCTGTAAACGCATAA
- the trmL gene encoding tRNA (uridine(34)/cytosine(34)/5-carboxymethylaminomethyluridine(34)-2'-O)-methyltransferase TrmL, which produces MLDIVLYQPEIPPNTGNIIRLCANTGYSLHLIEPLGFEWDDKRVRRAGLDYHEFSEVERHPNFEAYLAKRNPKRVFACTTKGTKYHHEVAYEAGDCLLFGPETRGLPEDIIFSLPEPQRVRIPMRPDSRSMNLSNAVSVFVYESWRQLGFAGAK; this is translated from the coding sequence ATGTTAGATATCGTTTTATACCAACCCGAGATCCCGCCTAATACAGGCAATATTATTCGTTTGTGTGCCAATACAGGGTATTCATTACATCTAATAGAGCCGCTAGGATTTGAATGGGATGATAAACGGGTAAGACGTGCTGGCCTTGATTATCATGAATTTAGCGAAGTAGAGCGCCACCCAAACTTTGAAGCATACTTAGCAAAACGAAACCCAAAGCGAGTATTTGCTTGCACGACAAAAGGTACCAAGTACCATCATGAAGTAGCCTATGAAGCTGGTGACTGTCTACTGTTTGGCCCGGAAACTCGTGGCTTGCCAGAAGACATTATTTTTTCACTGCCTGAGCCGCAACGAGTCCGTATTCCTATGCGTCCCGATAGCCGCAGTATGAACCTATCTAATGCTGTTTCCGTTTTTGTTTATGAGTCTTGGCGACAACTTGGATTTGCTGGCGCAAAGTAA
- a CDS encoding CBS domain-containing protein has protein sequence MNTYTVLKTQPVANYELAENNFPACNTDNLEQAPAHCLMHNLHLAPMQHIDENSSIDEATLVLDKTHRRASFVVDSKEKLVGMISNAKIGSRYVLSIAERRGCTRRDLNVNDVMIPLSDLRQITLKQTSQTVVGNVLKTMEEGGFEFLLVIDEMTQHPVGYFDLIDMMKACGRAVNSMKPANKFSDIVGTILHHAEI, from the coding sequence ATGAACACTTACACAGTATTGAAAACTCAACCTGTTGCAAATTATGAACTTGCTGAAAATAACTTCCCAGCTTGTAACACTGACAACCTAGAGCAAGCGCCAGCACATTGCCTAATGCACAATCTACATTTGGCACCAATGCAGCATATTGATGAAAACAGTAGCATAGATGAAGCTACGTTAGTGCTGGACAAAACGCACCGCAGAGCAAGCTTTGTCGTTGATAGCAAAGAAAAGCTTGTTGGTATGATCTCTAATGCAAAAATTGGCAGTCGCTACGTGTTGAGCATTGCAGAAAGACGTGGTTGTACAAGACGTGATTTAAACGTCAATGATGTCATGATCCCACTATCAGATCTTCGTCAAATCACCTTAAAACAAACTAGCCAAACTGTGGTTGGCAATGTGCTAAAAACAATGGAAGAAGGTGGCTTTGAGTTTTTACTTGTTATTGACGAAATGACTCAGCATCCAGTCGGTTATTTTGACCTAATCGATATGATGAAAGCCTGTGGACGTGCAGTAAACTCAATGAAACCGGCAAATAAATTCAGTGATATTGTTGGTACGATTTTACACCACGCAGAAATTTAA
- the cysZ gene encoding sulfate transporter CysZ has product MQLSRGIEYFIAGFSLITQKGLKRFVFIPLTINVLLFGASLFFLYDWLTQGFNYLNGLLPDWLSWLEWLMWPIAILVILFSYSMIFTVITNFIAAPFNGLLSEKVELYLTNQQINDDKLIDTVKDVPRMLGREWTKLCYYLPRALGFFILLWILPIVGQILWIMFTCWMYSVQYNDYPFDNHKIHFKQMKDDLKSKQGLSYGFGFAVFVLTSIPFVNLIVMPVAVCGATKLWVENYRQQYR; this is encoded by the coding sequence GTGCAACTATCACGCGGTATCGAGTACTTTATTGCCGGCTTTTCTTTGATCACCCAAAAAGGGTTAAAACGTTTTGTATTTATTCCTCTAACAATCAATGTATTGTTATTTGGTGCGTCGCTCTTTTTTCTTTATGACTGGCTGACTCAAGGGTTTAATTATCTCAACGGATTATTACCAGACTGGCTCAGTTGGCTTGAATGGCTAATGTGGCCAATTGCTATCTTAGTGATACTTTTTAGTTATAGTATGATTTTCACGGTGATAACCAACTTTATTGCTGCGCCTTTCAATGGCTTACTCTCCGAAAAAGTCGAACTTTACCTGACCAACCAACAAATCAATGATGATAAGCTAATTGATACCGTAAAAGATGTGCCACGAATGTTGGGTCGAGAATGGACAAAACTCTGCTACTACCTTCCACGTGCACTTGGTTTTTTCATCTTACTTTGGATACTGCCTATCGTTGGGCAAATTTTATGGATTATGTTTACGTGTTGGATGTACAGCGTGCAATACAATGATTATCCATTTGATAACCATAAAATTCATTTCAAGCAAATGAAAGACGATTTGAAGAGTAAACAAGGGCTGTCGTATGGCTTTGGCTTTGCGGTGTTCGTGCTGACCTCTATCCCATTTGTTAACCTCATTGTGATGCCCGTAGCCGTTTGTGGCGCCACTAAATTGTGGGTAGAGAACTATCGTCAGCAATATCGGTAA
- a CDS encoding glycerophosphodiester phosphodiesterase family protein, with translation MRLTLSLIWLTVFLTGCQATKPFDVGTRPQFLVSQLPDGELKEKLASCLDKPIKRSRFSIGHRGAPLFYPEHTKESYTAAAKMGAGTLECDVTFTKDKALVCRHAQCDLHATTDILLKPQLAAKCKKPFTPANPDANEPASAECCTSDLTLAEFKQLTGKMDGVNNKATTAAEYVKGTPNWRTDLYASTGTLMTHSESIALFKQLGVNMTPELKAPEVPMPFNGLSQNQLAQKMLDEYSEHDVPPSQVFPQSFAYQDIQYWIKHAPEFANHAVFLDGRETSEHFDINKPSTWQPSMEDLVKNKVKIIAPPIWMLISEDKNGDIIPSQYALAAKHAGLKIVAWSLERSGPLANGGGWYYQSVKNAVKHDGDILRVLDILTKQVGVVAIFSDWPATTSFYASCMGIE, from the coding sequence ATGCGCCTAACATTAAGCCTTATCTGGTTAACGGTATTTTTAACGGGGTGCCAGGCAACAAAACCGTTTGATGTCGGTACACGGCCTCAATTTTTAGTCTCGCAACTTCCAGATGGTGAGCTTAAAGAAAAGCTTGCAAGCTGTTTAGATAAACCAATCAAGCGCTCACGTTTTTCCATAGGACATCGCGGTGCGCCACTTTTCTATCCGGAGCACACCAAAGAATCATACACTGCCGCCGCGAAAATGGGAGCTGGCACGCTCGAATGCGATGTTACTTTCACGAAAGACAAAGCCTTAGTTTGTCGTCATGCACAATGCGACTTACACGCAACGACAGATATCTTACTAAAACCTCAGCTTGCGGCTAAATGTAAAAAGCCTTTCACACCAGCCAATCCAGACGCCAATGAGCCTGCTTCAGCAGAGTGTTGTACCTCAGATCTCACATTAGCGGAGTTTAAACAGCTAACCGGTAAAATGGATGGCGTAAATAATAAAGCCACAACTGCCGCCGAGTACGTAAAAGGCACACCGAATTGGCGTACAGATCTTTATGCTAGTACAGGTACATTAATGACCCACAGCGAAAGCATTGCTTTATTTAAGCAACTTGGTGTAAATATGACTCCTGAGTTAAAAGCACCAGAAGTGCCAATGCCCTTTAATGGTTTAAGCCAAAACCAGCTCGCGCAAAAAATGCTGGATGAATATTCTGAGCACGATGTCCCCCCATCTCAAGTTTTCCCACAATCCTTTGCTTACCAAGATATTCAGTACTGGATAAAACATGCGCCAGAGTTTGCAAACCATGCCGTATTTCTTGATGGTAGAGAAACCAGCGAACATTTTGATATTAACAAACCAAGTACTTGGCAACCATCAATGGAAGACTTAGTCAAAAATAAGGTAAAAATTATCGCCCCACCAATTTGGATGCTAATTAGCGAAGATAAAAACGGCGATATCATTCCGTCACAATACGCCCTTGCCGCTAAACACGCAGGATTAAAGATAGTTGCTTGGTCTTTAGAGCGCTCAGGCCCTTTAGCGAACGGCGGCGGTTGGTATTATCAATCTGTAAAAAACGCAGTTAAGCATGATGGCGATATACTTAGGGTGTTGGACATATTGACAAAACAAGTTGGCGTAGTTGCAATATTTAGTGACTGGCCCGCGACTACCAGCTTTTACGCCAGCTGCATGGGAATTGAGTGA